One segment of Anatilimnocola aggregata DNA contains the following:
- a CDS encoding ORF6N domain-containing protein — protein sequence MARVELLLRQRIERVILVIRGEKVILDKDLAELYEVPTKVLNQAVRRNMARFPDDFMLQLSEEEQDLLLRSQIVTSNGGRGGRRYRPYAFTEQGVAMLSSVLNSERAIEVNIAIMRAFVQLRELLLNHRDLARKVDELERKYDDHFRIVFDAIRQLMEPPPEKGKKPRIGFRKE from the coding sequence ATGGCACGGGTGGAGTTATTGCTGCGGCAGCGGATCGAGCGGGTGATTCTGGTGATCCGGGGGGAGAAGGTAATTTTGGATAAGGACCTGGCGGAACTGTACGAAGTGCCCACGAAGGTGCTGAATCAGGCGGTGAGGCGGAATATGGCCAGGTTCCCGGACGATTTTATGCTCCAACTGAGCGAGGAAGAGCAGGACTTACTTTTGAGGTCACAAATTGTGACCTCAAACGGTGGGCGTGGCGGTCGCCGATATCGACCCTACGCTTTCACCGAGCAAGGGGTGGCGATGCTATCGAGCGTGCTCAATAGCGAGCGGGCCATAGAAGTGAACATTGCCATCATGCGGGCGTTCGTGCAGCTGCGCGAACTGTTGCTGAATCACAGAGATTTGGCGCGGAAAGTTGACGAATTGGAACGGAAGTACGACGACCACTTTCGGATTGTGTTCGATGCCATTCGCCAATTGATGGAGCCACCGCCGGAAAAGGGGAAGAAGCCACGGATTGGTTTTCGGAAAGAATGA
- a CDS encoding DUF2271 domain-containing protein, producing MSVRWSAGRWSASGFVSLFALGLLLLSSGTGRAENFVFHHEHVLGTSLEIQLQAASATAANEAEARILREIDRQAKVFSTYDATSELTQWQATKDEAHPVSRELFAIMQASDNWTKLSGGAFNPAVESVTKVWQQAAEKKQLPSDQDVSAAVKLAATQPWKLDTNKQTATRLTTAPLTFNAIAKGAIVDAACRAAAHKHPEIHGVLINIGGDLRVAGDTFERVAIADPFHDAVNAEPITTIFVRNRAVATSGNYRRGVQIGDKWYSHIIDPRSGQPVDHVVSATVVAHSSIDADALATICSVLTPNESLALVESHGAACLLITRDGKRLASAGWTDFEQPQLFRLATAFEKSAFEKPAQQAQPQKQVTEQVALVEDAKGELLELAVNIELSRPAGAQYRRPYAAVWLEDADEFPVRTGLLFMMTKGNGSRWHRDLLRWYRQDNVRKLADDTSLIDTISSATRGPGEYKAVFDGKDDAGKPLKPGKYTLFIEVAREHGTYQIIRQPLELGTKPIEKTNLKSNVEIKSATYEYRKPVARAAGQ from the coding sequence ATGTCTGTCCGCTGGTCTGCTGGTCGCTGGTCTGCTAGTGGCTTTGTTTCGCTGTTTGCGCTTGGTTTGCTCCTGCTGAGTAGTGGCACGGGTCGCGCTGAGAATTTCGTCTTTCATCACGAACACGTTCTCGGCACTTCGCTCGAGATTCAACTGCAGGCGGCCTCTGCCACGGCTGCGAATGAGGCCGAAGCGCGCATCCTTCGCGAGATCGACCGCCAGGCGAAAGTCTTTAGCACCTACGACGCGACTAGCGAACTGACTCAGTGGCAAGCGACAAAGGATGAAGCTCACCCAGTTTCGCGCGAGCTTTTCGCCATCATGCAAGCCTCGGACAACTGGACGAAGCTCAGCGGCGGCGCGTTCAATCCCGCGGTCGAAAGTGTGACAAAAGTCTGGCAGCAAGCTGCGGAAAAGAAGCAACTTCCCAGCGACCAAGACGTTTCTGCGGCGGTCAAGTTGGCCGCTACTCAACCTTGGAAACTTGATACGAACAAGCAAACTGCCACTCGGTTGACCACCGCGCCCCTTACGTTCAACGCCATTGCCAAGGGAGCCATCGTCGATGCCGCTTGCCGCGCGGCAGCTCACAAACATCCCGAGATTCATGGTGTACTGATCAACATCGGTGGCGATCTGCGGGTCGCTGGTGACACGTTCGAGCGCGTGGCGATTGCCGATCCATTTCACGATGCGGTAAATGCCGAGCCCATCACCACGATTTTTGTTCGCAATCGAGCAGTCGCCACCAGTGGCAACTATCGCCGCGGTGTGCAAATCGGCGACAAGTGGTACTCGCATATCATCGATCCTCGCAGCGGCCAACCCGTCGATCACGTCGTCAGCGCCACCGTGGTTGCCCACAGTTCGATCGATGCCGATGCGCTCGCCACGATTTGCAGTGTACTTACTCCCAATGAAAGTCTGGCTCTTGTTGAATCGCACGGCGCTGCTTGTCTCCTCATCACGCGCGACGGCAAGCGACTCGCCAGCGCGGGCTGGACCGACTTCGAACAGCCTCAGCTTTTTCGCCTGGCCACTGCCTTTGAAAAATCGGCCTTTGAAAAACCCGCCCAACAAGCGCAGCCTCAAAAGCAAGTGACAGAGCAAGTCGCCTTGGTCGAAGACGCCAAGGGTGAATTGTTGGAACTGGCCGTGAACATCGAACTCTCGCGTCCTGCGGGGGCGCAGTATCGTCGGCCTTATGCGGCCGTTTGGCTGGAGGATGCCGACGAGTTCCCCGTTCGCACCGGTCTCTTGTTTATGATGACCAAGGGGAATGGATCTCGTTGGCATCGCGATCTCCTTCGCTGGTACCGGCAGGACAATGTTCGCAAATTGGCAGACGATACTTCCCTGATCGATACCATCTCGTCGGCCACGCGCGGTCCTGGCGAGTACAAAGCGGTCTTCGATGGCAAGGACGATGCCGGCAAGCCCCTCAAGCCCGGCAAGTACACGCTCTTCATCGAAGTCGCCCGCGAGCACGGCACCTATCAAATCATTCGTCAGCCCCTGGAACTGGGCACCAAGCCCATTGAAAAAACTAACCTGAAGAGCAATGTCGAAATTAAGTCCGCCACCTACGAGTATCGAAAGCCCGTCGCGCGCGCTGCCGGCCAGTAA
- a CDS encoding PepSY-associated TM helix domain-containing protein: MSKLSPPPTSIESPSRALPASKGRSQPQTPSAPKAKTWNTQFAAAVRWLHIYVSLLGFTSLLFFAVTGVTLNHPTWFGVDGERVTQHTGKVNIEWLNRSLPAGLTQPADGEEVDYSLQVAKLEVVEHLRNNHKIRGSVGEFRVDERECSIIFKGPGYAADAYVDRATGEYQLTETVMGVVAVINDLHKGRDTGLVWSWVIDITALLMVFVSITGIVLIFYLKRKRWSGIITAVIGTIVFALLYVWYVP, encoded by the coding sequence ATGTCGAAATTAAGTCCGCCACCTACGAGTATCGAAAGCCCGTCGCGCGCGCTGCCGGCCAGTAAAGGCCGCAGCCAGCCGCAAACGCCCAGCGCACCCAAGGCCAAAACTTGGAACACGCAGTTTGCCGCTGCGGTTCGCTGGCTGCACATCTACGTTTCGCTGCTCGGCTTCACGTCGCTCCTTTTCTTCGCCGTCACTGGTGTCACGCTCAACCATCCCACCTGGTTTGGCGTCGACGGCGAGCGCGTCACGCAGCATACCGGTAAGGTCAATATCGAGTGGCTCAACCGTTCCCTGCCCGCCGGCCTCACCCAACCTGCTGACGGCGAGGAGGTCGACTACAGCTTGCAAGTCGCCAAGCTCGAGGTGGTCGAGCATCTCCGCAACAATCACAAAATTCGTGGCTCCGTCGGCGAGTTCCGCGTTGACGAGCGCGAATGCTCGATCATCTTCAAAGGCCCCGGCTACGCAGCCGATGCCTACGTCGATCGCGCGACCGGCGAGTATCAATTGACCGAAACCGTGATGGGTGTGGTCGCGGTGATTAACGACCTGCACAAAGGGCGCGATACCGGCCTCGTTTGGTCGTGGGTCATCGATATCACAGCCCTGCTGATGGTCTTTGTTTCCATCACCGGCATCGTCCTCATTTTCTATCTCAAGCGCAAGCGCTGGTCTGGCATCATCACGGCCGTCATCGGCACCATCGTCTTCGCCCTCCTTTACGTCTGGTACGTTCCCTAA